The nucleotide window GATGACGAAGAATTTCTCGCCATCCAGACGATAACCACCAGCCTCGGCCGTCGCCGTCAGTGCCGTATGCTCAGGGGCATGGCGCGGCTTTTCATCCAGTGCCAGGGCCACGCGCCGCTCGCCACTGATCACCGCCGTCAGCCACTGGTCCTGTTGCGCCGCGCCGCCAGCCAGGTGGATCAGCGAGCCACCGAGTACCACACTGGACAACAAGGGTGAAGCCGAGAGGTTTCTGCCTATGGCCTCGAAAATCGGCCCCAGCCCCATGCAGCCGAATTCAAGCCCGCCCAATGCCTCGGGAAATGGAATGCCACTCCAGCCCAGGCCCACGGCTTCTTGCCACAGCTGCGGGTCATACCCTGGCACGCTTGCCTCATCGCGCAGGCGCCGCTGCGCCGCCACCGGGCTGCGCGCCGCGAGGAATTCGCGGGCGCTGTCGGCCAACAGGCGTTGCTCTTCGCTATACACCAGACTCATGTTCAAACTCCCCTCAAGCACTGGGCAGGTTCAAGACCCGCTTGGCGATGACATTCAACTGCACCTCCGACGAACCGCCGGAAATGGTCAGGGCATAGCTGTTGAGCCAGCCTCGGGTAATCGCCAGTTCCTGGCCGCTGAACGGCTCGCCTTCAACGCCCAGCGCGCGGTAGCCAAGGGCATCGAGGAGAATCTCGAACTTGTCGCGTTCCTGCTCGGTATGCACCAGTTTCATGATGGCCATGATCGCGCTGATATCCAGGCCAGCCCGGGCCTCCTCGCCCATGCGCTGCACGGTGAGGTTGTAGGCATGTTCATTCATCGCGCAGGCCTGGGCCCGAGCACGCAGGGCCTGGTCGGCAGGCGCCTGGCTGTCGGGCAGGTAGCGTTCGATCAACGGCAGCAGGTGAAAGTGCGTGGGCAGGCTGAACTCGCCGAACTTGGACATGGCCTTGCGCTCGTGCTGCAGCAGGCTCTTGCCCAGGTTCCAGCCTCCGTTGAGCGGCCCGATCAACTGGCTTTGCGGAACACGCACGTTATCGAAGAACACCTGGCAAAAAGCCGATTTGCCGCTGATCAGGTCAATCGGTGAAACACTCACCCCAGGGCTTTTCATGTCGAGCACGATCAGGCTGATCCCCTGATGCTTGGGCGCCTTCGGATCAGTACGCACCAGGGCGTACATCCAGTCGGACTTGTCGCCATAGGAGGTCCAGATCTTGGTGCCGTTGACCACGAAGTCATCGCCATCGACCACCGCCGAGGTTTTCAGGCTGGCAAGGTCGGAACCGGCATTGGGCTCGGAGAAGCCCTGGCACCAGCGCACTTCGCCGCGACACATCGGTGGCAGCAGCGCCTGCTTCTGCGCTTCGCTACCGAACTCCAGCAGCACCGGGCCGAGCATCCAGATGCCCAGGTTGATCTGCGCCGGCCGACACTTTAGCCGGCGCAGCTCGCTTTCCAGCACCGCGTTGTACTCGGCGCTCAACCCGCCACCGCCGTATTCGCTGGGCCATTGCGGGCAGAACCAGCCTTTGTCACGCATACGCTCGAACCAGAGCCGGGCGTCTTCACTGGGAAAGTCTACTTGACGGCCACCCCAGACGATTTCGCCGTCGGGGGTGGCCGTGCGCAGCGATGGCGGGCAATTGGCCTCCAGCCATTGGCGCGTCGCTTGCCTGAACTGCTCGATTGCGCTCATTCGTTCACCTGAAAGGGACGTTATTGTTATTCGCTTGAAGGGTACAACGGTGACTCAGCGTTGCGTGCGCGGCATGCCCAGGCCGAACTGGGCAATCAACTCGCGCTGGATTTCATTGGTACCACCGCCGAAGGTCAGGTTAACCGAGGCGCGCACTTCATACTCCAGCTCGCCGAGCAGATAAGCCGCTGCAGAGCCCGCCCGCGTCAAGCCGCTGGCACCGACGATGGCCGACAGCTTGCGCAGGATCTCGATCGCCGATTCCGAGCCGTAGACCTTGGTGGTCGAGGCCAGCGCGACATCGACGCGGTCCCGCTCAAGGTCGGCGGCAATACGGAAGTTGATCAGGCGCATGGCTTCGAGCCGGGCATAACACTCGGCCAGATCGCGGCGCACCCAGGCGTGGTCGGTAGCACGCTGGCCTTGCTCGTCGGCACAACGTGCCCACAGGTACACCCGGCTGAACAGGCTGACGACCTTGTCCGACCAGGCACCCAGGCCCAGGCGCTCGTGGTTGAGCTGTGCGGTGATGAGTTTCCAGCCACCGTGCAGTTCGCCCACCAGCATATCCCTCGGCACCCGCACGTTATCGTAATACGTGGCGGCCGTGGGGTTGCCGGAGGTTGGAATCAGCGTACTGGAGAAGCCTTCGGCCTGGGTATCGAGAATCAGGATCGAGATGCCCTTGTGCCGCGCCTGCTCAGGATCAGTACGTGCCGCCAACCAGATGTAGTCGGCCGAGTCGGCGCCCGAGGTCCACAGTTTGCTGCCGTTGACCAAAAAGCCGTCGGCGTCTTCGCGCGCGGTGGTTTTCAGCACGGCCAGGTCGCTGCCGGCACTGGCTTCGGAGTAGCCGATGGCAAAGTTGATCTCGCCGGCGGCGATACCGGGCAGGAATTTTTCTTTTTGCAGCGCCGAGCCGTGGGCCATGAGGGCCGGGCCAACGGTGCTGATGGTCACGAACGGCAGCGGTGCGCCAGCGATGTTGGCTTCTTCGAAGAAGATCAATTGCTCAGTGGCCGCGTAACCCTGGCCGCCATAGGCCTTCGGCCAGCCAACCGCCAGCCAGCCGTCACGGCCGATCTGGGCGATGGTGCGGCGAAACAGCTCGCCGCCTTCGGTGCCGCGCATCTGCTGGCGAAGCTCGGGGGTCATCAGGTTCTGGAAATAGTCCCGGACCTTCAGCCTCAGGGCATGCTGTTCGGGGGTGAGATCGACGAACATGGGACGCTCCTTATACCGCGCCGAGAATCAGGCCGCTGGTGGGCACGCCGGTTCCGGCGGTCACCAACACGTTTTCAACACTGTCCACCTGGTTGGCCGCCGTACCCCGAACCTGCCGCACGGCTTCGGCGATGCCGTTCATGCCGTGGATGTAGGCTTCGCCCAACTGCCCGCCGTGGGTATTGATTGGCAGTTTGCCGCCACGGGCGTGGTGCCCGGCACGGATGAATTCCTTGGCCTCACCGCGCCTTGCAAAGCCGAATTCTTCCAGTTGCGGCAGTACGAATGGCGTGAAGTGGTCGTAGATCACGGCAGTCTGCAACGCCTCCGGGTCCAGGCCCGACTGGCTGTAAAGCTCTTTGGCGACCACACCCATTTCCGGCAGCCCGGTAATGTCGTCGCGGTAGTAGGAGGTCATCACTTGTTGCCCGGCGCTGATGCCCTGGGAGCCGGCCTTGATGATCACAGGCTTTTGCTTGAGGTCTCTGGCCCGCTCGGCCGAGGTGATCACCATGGCCACCGCGCCATCGGACTCCTGGCAACAGTCCAGCAGGTGCAACGGCTCGCAGATCCAGCGCGAGGCCTGGTGTTCTTCAAGGGTGATGGGCTTGCCGTAGAAAAATGCCTGGGGGTTGGTGGCGGCAAAATCGCGCACTGCCACCGCCACCCGGCCAAAGTCCTCGGAGGTAGCACCGTAGGTGTGCATGTAGCGCTGGGCAAACATGCCGACCCAGGCCGCCGGGGTGTGAAAGCCGTGCGGCATGTACCAGCCGTAGTTCACGTTCTCGAAGGTCGGCGTCGAGGCAAAGCCATAGCTGCCGGTACCGAAGCGGTACCAGGAGCGTTCGTTCATCGCCCGATAGACCACCACCACCTTGGCCACCCCGGTGGCCACCGCCATCGCCGCATGCATCACCGGCCCGCA belongs to Pseudomonas putida NBRC 14164 and includes:
- a CDS encoding acyl-CoA dehydrogenase family protein, translated to MSAIEQFRQATRQWLEANCPPSLRTATPDGEIVWGGRQVDFPSEDARLWFERMRDKGWFCPQWPSEYGGGGLSAEYNAVLESELRRLKCRPAQINLGIWMLGPVLLEFGSEAQKQALLPPMCRGEVRWCQGFSEPNAGSDLASLKTSAVVDGDDFVVNGTKIWTSYGDKSDWMYALVRTDPKAPKHQGISLIVLDMKSPGVSVSPIDLISGKSAFCQVFFDNVRVPQSQLIGPLNGGWNLGKSLLQHERKAMSKFGEFSLPTHFHLLPLIERYLPDSQAPADQALRARAQACAMNEHAYNLTVQRMGEEARAGLDISAIMAIMKLVHTEQERDKFEILLDALGYRALGVEGEPFSGQELAITRGWLNSYALTISGGSSEVQLNVIAKRVLNLPSA
- a CDS encoding lipid-transfer protein, translated to MTNSSISGRAAIAGLGATEFSKNSGRTELRLAMEATLAALEDAGIDPGEVEGFSSYSVDKVPEYEIARLLGCKDVKFFSQVPHGGGAACGPVMHAAMAVATGVAKVVVVYRAMNERSWYRFGTGSYGFASTPTFENVNYGWYMPHGFHTPAAWVGMFAQRYMHTYGATSEDFGRVAVAVRDFAATNPQAFFYGKPITLEEHQASRWICEPLHLLDCCQESDGAVAMVITSAERARDLKQKPVIIKAGSQGISAGQQVMTSYYRDDITGLPEMGVVAKELYSQSGLDPEALQTAVIYDHFTPFVLPQLEEFGFARRGEAKEFIRAGHHARGGKLPINTHGGQLGEAYIHGMNGIAEAVRQVRGTAANQVDSVENVLVTAGTGVPTSGLILGAV
- a CDS encoding acyl-CoA dehydrogenase family protein, with protein sequence MFVDLTPEQHALRLKVRDYFQNLMTPELRQQMRGTEGGELFRRTIAQIGRDGWLAVGWPKAYGGQGYAATEQLIFFEEANIAGAPLPFVTISTVGPALMAHGSALQKEKFLPGIAAGEINFAIGYSEASAGSDLAVLKTTAREDADGFLVNGSKLWTSGADSADYIWLAARTDPEQARHKGISILILDTQAEGFSSTLIPTSGNPTAATYYDNVRVPRDMLVGELHGGWKLITAQLNHERLGLGAWSDKVVSLFSRVYLWARCADEQGQRATDHAWVRRDLAECYARLEAMRLINFRIAADLERDRVDVALASTTKVYGSESAIEILRKLSAIVGASGLTRAGSAAAYLLGELEYEVRASVNLTFGGGTNEIQRELIAQFGLGMPRTQR